A part of Paramisgurnus dabryanus chromosome 15, PD_genome_1.1, whole genome shotgun sequence genomic DNA contains:
- the cdk5r2b gene encoding cyclin-dependent kinase 5 activator 2b, with product MGTVLSISPVSNKVTILDDGGLSACEANGKIEKSLRKPSMIVSTLAFKRFVTASAKTISGKKVNPNLPVTGDIQALERLNNENLKRSTNTDLKTKNGPNGLKDHLDQEPLSPKPRQLVSVQKQPSSPSLISPRRVIVQASTGELLRCLGEFTCKRCFRLKELRPNEVIGWFRNVDRTLLLQGWQDQGFITPATLVFVYLLCRETLTDDIDNQRELQRTFLTCLYLAYSYIGSEISYPIKPFMVETDIDVFFERSLDVINKLSGKMLQINVDAQFFTEVFQDLKNEGDYKTDACEVER from the coding sequence ATGGGGACTGTGCTTTCTATATCTCCTGTATCAAATAAGGTGACGATTCTGGATGATGGAGGTTTATCGGCGTGCGAAGCCAATGGGAAAATAGAGAAGAGTTTAAGGAAGCCGTCGATGATCGTGTCCACTCTTGCATTTAAACGGTTTGTGACCGCATCCGCTAAAACGATAAGTGGCAAGAAAGTTAATCCGAATCTACCTGTTACCGGTGACATTCAAGCGCTCGAGCGTTTGAACAACGAAAACTTAAAGAGATCGACCAACACCGATCTGAAAACTAAAAATGGACCTAATGGACTTAAAGATCATCTCGATCAGGAACCGTTATCTCCAAAGCCGAGGCAACTGGTGTCGGTTCAAAAACAGCCCAGTAGTCCGTCGCTCATCTCTCCGAGGCGCGTGATCGTCCAGGCCTCCACCGGCGAGCTGCTCCGATGCCTTGGTGAGTTCACGTGCAAACGATGCTTCAGACTGAAGGAACTCCGTCCAAACGAGGTCATTGGCTGGTTCCGAAACGTAGACAGGACTCTGCTGTTGCAGGGCTGGCAAGATCAAGGGTTCATCACACCAGCCACTCTCGTGTTCGTTTATCTGCTGTGTAGAGAAACTCTGACGGATGATATTGACAATCAACGTGAGCTCCAACGGACCTTTCTGACCTGCTTGTATCTCGCATATTCCTACATAGGAAGCGAGATATCTTATCCTATCAAGCCCTTCATGGTAGAGACCGATATTGACGTGTTCTTTGAGCGATCTTTGGATGTCATCAATAAACTGAGTGGCAAAATGTTGCAGATTAATGTCGATGCGCAATTTTTCACAGAGGTTTTTCAAGATTTGAAAAACGAAGGGGATTACAAGACAGATGCATGTGAAGTGGAGCGGTAG
- the fev gene encoding protein FEV, with protein sequence MKANAFTSTTTMRQNCGGSLMFNMYLSDHTENLLKESKSSTWTPINTGVQKGSGQIQLWQFLLELLSDSTNMSCIAWEGTNGEFKLIDPDEVARRWGERKSKPNMNYDKLSRALRYYYDKNIMTKVHGKRYAYKFDFNGLAQVCQPSSTEQAIYKFQSNFAPIQFSGISKLNLVAPGVGPSGFSYWPGSHPTLYHSHNLQPPGPFGAVSASHLSCVNNINSLNNLNNINNHYN encoded by the exons ATGAAAGCCAACGCTTTCACGTCCACCACCACAATGCGTCAGAACTGCGGAGGAAGCCTTATGTTTAACATGTATCTCTCAG ACCATACGGAAAATCTACTGAAGGAAAGCAAAAGCTCTACCTGGACTCCCATCAACACCGGCGTGCAAAAAG GAAGTGGACAAATACAACTGTGGCAATTTCTTCTGGAGCTTCTGTCAGACAGCACAAATATGTCATGCATCGCCTGGGAGGGGACCAATGGAGAGTTTAAACTGATAGACCCGGACGAGGTCGCCAGACGATGGGGGGAACGCAAGAGTAAACCGAACATGAACTATGACAAACTGAGCCGAGCTCTGCGCTATTACTACGACAAAAACATCATGACCAAGGTGCACGGAAAGCGCTACGCCTACAAATTTGACTTTAACGGCCTGGCACAAGTCTGCCAACCATCTTCCACCGAACAAGCTATTTATAAATTTCAGAGCAACTTCGCTCCCATTCAGTTTTCAGGCATTTCCAAACTCAATCTGGTTGCTCCAGGGGTCGGACCATCAGGGTTCTCTTACTGGCCCGGATCTCACCCGACTCTCTACCACAGCCACAACCTACAACCACCAGGGCCATTCGGTGCCGTTTCTGCGTCGCATTTAAGTTGCGTTAACAATATCAATAGTTTAAATAACTTGAATAATATCAATAATCACTATAACTGA